A region of Salvia splendens isolate huo1 chromosome 17, SspV2, whole genome shotgun sequence DNA encodes the following proteins:
- the LOC121774383 gene encoding uncharacterized protein LOC121774383, whose amino-acid sequence MPYSIYEKLGKAKLVKTGMVIRLANRSYVHPEGILKDEIVKVKKFMYPADFFVIKMTERGADESIGVLLGRPFLSTPSTVIDVRHGTMSLDFNGERHTFDIDEAVRNSQDSDSIQSVGTIRPWEQRNLEKELFKTPSTDSIEDEQLKKEAVEWFDATMTGEMDDQAIERAIL is encoded by the coding sequence atgccgtattctatatacgaAAAGCTGGGAAAAGCTAAGCTTGTCAAAACTGGTATGGTGATACGGCTAGCAAACAGGTCTTACGTTCACCCAGAGGGAATTCTGaaagatgaaatcgtcaaggtaaAAAAATTCATgtaccccgccgacttcttcgtcataaagATGACAGAGCGAGGAGCGGATGAGTCTATTGGagtccttttgggaaggccattcctATCTACACCCAGCACAGTCattgacgtccgccatgggacgATGAGTCTGGATTTTAATGGAGAACGGCATACATTCGACATTGATGAAGCTGTGAGAAATTCACAGGACAGTGATAGCATACAATCAGTAGGTACTATCAGACCTTGGGAGCAAAGGAATCTAGAAAAGGAACTCTTCAAAACACCGTCCACTGATTCCATTGAAGATGAACAGCTTAAGAAGGAAGCAGTTGAATGGTTCGATGCAACGATgactggggaaatggatgatcaagccattgaaAGGGCAATTCTGTAA